Proteins found in one Geitlerinema sp. PCC 9228 genomic segment:
- a CDS encoding TOBE domain-containing protein, with protein sequence MTAKISGRNKLQGKITDIKMGDILAEVTVQVGDNLVDAVITRGSAENLQLTVGDDVTALIKATEVMVIKDVQG encoded by the coding sequence ATGACAGCAAAAATTAGCGGACGCAACAAGTTGCAGGGAAAAATAACCGATATCAAGATGGGTGATATTCTAGCAGAAGTTACCGTCCAAGTCGGAGACAACCTGGTGGATGCCGTTATTACCCGCGGTTCGGCAGAAAACCTGCAGCTAACCGTTGGCGACGATGTCACAGCGTTAATCAAAGCCACCGAGGTCATGGTTATCAAAGATGTACAAGGATAG
- a CDS encoding chlorophyll a/b-binding protein encodes MSESPSTPQPSETPNLEEPKFGFNEYAERLNGRAAMIGFVAMLLVEYFSGEGLLSWLGFL; translated from the coding sequence ATGAGCGAATCCCCATCCACACCCCAACCTAGCGAAACCCCCAATCTGGAAGAACCCAAATTCGGCTTCAACGAATACGCAGAACGCCTGAACGGCCGTGCTGCTATGATTGGTTTTGTCGCCATGCTGCTGGTGGAGTATTTTTCCGGAGAGGGATTGCTGTCTTGGTTGGGATTTCTCTAA